Proteins co-encoded in one Kutzneria chonburiensis genomic window:
- a CDS encoding patatin-like phospholipase family protein, with protein sequence MTNPGGIPARPTECDLVMQGGITSGVAYPAAVLELYKTFRFRSIGGASAGAMAAAVTAAAEYARDSGGFERLQALRQQLQEPGLIVRQFRPTRQAKPLFRILLAAQAKRTTGAKAVTYLWGLLRWLFLPLLLSAAVAFGLGWLLVASAGGTLGGIGWSGWVVFVVGTVITGGLGLTVALVWSVVRLVRDLPKNYYGMCIGHKQRPRDPDALADWLYKQIQIVAGKDVADPLTFSDLKAKGINLQLMTTDVTGGRPVRLPNEAYSDVNYLFSLDEWRKLFPAEVLDHLGRTSPVVYPGAGELRALPTDDLPVLVATRMSLTFPVLLSAVPLWTVDGSTVARHWFADGGISSNFPIQFFDAWLPTRPTFGLYFGPKVPSSQSDQPPVDPERVPTSPGLLGYLGGILGAGLNWHDTLQARLPGFNDRVRAIDLTDGEGGFNLTMPPATISAIDAKGADAGRSLVDFDFRKHWVERYLIAMRMLQRNLVAPDDGHISMREAFTTEYQEWLASGGAADGHAEAWSAEAAAATAQLLDGADAWLRCGETFVDGADPKPSVAMRITPDV encoded by the coding sequence ATGACCAATCCCGGGGGGATCCCGGCTCGCCCCACCGAGTGCGACCTGGTGATGCAGGGCGGGATCACCAGCGGCGTCGCCTACCCGGCGGCGGTTCTGGAGCTGTACAAGACATTCCGGTTCCGCTCGATCGGCGGGGCGTCCGCGGGCGCGATGGCGGCCGCGGTGACCGCCGCCGCCGAGTACGCCCGTGACAGCGGCGGTTTTGAGCGTTTGCAGGCCTTACGCCAGCAGCTCCAGGAGCCCGGCCTGATCGTCCGGCAGTTCCGGCCGACAAGGCAGGCCAAGCCGCTGTTCCGGATTCTGCTTGCGGCGCAGGCAAAGCGGACCACCGGCGCCAAGGCCGTCACGTATCTGTGGGGGCTGCTGCGCTGGCTGTTCCTGCCGCTGCTGCTGTCGGCGGCGGTCGCGTTCGGACTCGGCTGGCTGCTCGTGGCCAGCGCCGGCGGCACGCTCGGCGGCATCGGCTGGAGCGGCTGGGTCGTGTTCGTGGTCGGCACGGTGATCACCGGCGGACTCGGGCTCACCGTGGCACTGGTGTGGTCGGTGGTGCGCCTGGTGCGGGATCTGCCGAAGAACTACTACGGCATGTGCATCGGCCACAAGCAGCGGCCGCGTGATCCCGATGCGCTGGCCGACTGGCTGTACAAGCAGATCCAGATCGTCGCCGGCAAGGACGTCGCGGACCCGCTGACCTTCAGCGACCTCAAGGCCAAGGGCATCAACCTCCAGCTGATGACTACCGACGTCACCGGCGGGCGGCCGGTGCGGCTGCCCAACGAGGCGTACTCGGATGTCAACTACCTGTTCAGCCTGGACGAATGGCGCAAGCTGTTCCCGGCCGAGGTGCTTGATCACCTGGGGCGCACCAGTCCCGTGGTCTATCCCGGCGCCGGCGAACTCCGCGCGCTGCCGACCGACGACCTGCCCGTGCTGGTCGCGACCCGGATGAGCCTCACGTTTCCCGTGCTGCTCTCCGCCGTTCCACTGTGGACGGTGGATGGGTCGACCGTGGCCCGGCACTGGTTCGCCGACGGCGGCATCTCCAGCAACTTCCCCATCCAGTTCTTCGACGCGTGGCTGCCGACCCGGCCCACCTTCGGCCTCTACTTCGGACCGAAGGTGCCGTCATCGCAGAGCGACCAGCCGCCGGTCGACCCCGAGCGGGTCCCGACCTCGCCCGGGCTGCTCGGCTACCTCGGGGGCATTCTCGGCGCTGGGCTCAACTGGCACGACACCCTGCAGGCCCGGCTGCCCGGGTTCAACGACCGGGTGCGGGCCATCGACCTGACCGACGGCGAGGGCGGCTTCAACCTCACCATGCCGCCCGCGACCATCTCCGCCATCGACGCCAAGGGCGCGGATGCCGGCCGGTCGCTCGTCGACTTCGACTTCCGCAAGCACTGGGTCGAGCGCTACCTGATCGCCATGCGCATGCTCCAGCGCAACCTCGTCGCGCCGGACGACGGCCACATCAGCATGCGTGAGGCCTTCACCACCGAGTACCAGGAGTGGCTCGCCTCCGGCGGTGCGGCCGACGGTCACGCGGAGGCGTGGTCGGCCGAGGCCGCCGCCGCCACCGCCCAGCTCCTCGACGGCGCCGACGCGTGGCTGCGCTGCGGCGAGACCTTCGTCGACGGCGCCGACCCCAAGCCCTCCGTCGCCATGCGCATCACGCCGGACGTCTAA
- the hemQ gene encoding hydrogen peroxide-dependent heme synthase encodes MARLNYNELNDTIRYTMWSVFRSEPGRLGEDRGPAASEAQEFFDSLESKGVVVRGVYDVSGLRADADYMIWWHAEEIEQVQAAYADFRRTTAVGRASTPVWSQVALHRPAEFNKSHIPAFLAGEEPKNYLCVYPFVRSYEWYLLPDDERRKMLADHGKEARDYPDVRANTVASFALGDYEWILAFEADELHRIVDLMRHLRETEARRHVRVEIPFYTGTRVPPVELVANLP; translated from the coding sequence ATGGCCCGCTTGAACTACAACGAACTGAACGACACCATCCGCTACACGATGTGGTCGGTGTTCCGCAGCGAACCCGGACGGCTCGGCGAGGACCGCGGGCCGGCGGCGTCCGAGGCCCAGGAGTTCTTCGACTCCCTTGAGAGCAAGGGCGTCGTGGTGCGCGGCGTGTACGACGTGTCCGGCCTGCGGGCCGACGCCGACTACATGATCTGGTGGCACGCCGAGGAGATCGAGCAGGTGCAGGCGGCCTACGCCGACTTCCGCCGCACCACCGCCGTCGGGCGGGCCTCGACCCCGGTGTGGAGCCAGGTCGCGCTGCACCGGCCGGCCGAGTTCAACAAGAGCCACATCCCGGCCTTCCTGGCCGGCGAGGAGCCGAAGAACTACCTCTGCGTGTACCCCTTCGTGCGGTCGTACGAGTGGTACCTGCTGCCCGACGACGAGCGCCGCAAGATGCTCGCCGACCACGGCAAGGAGGCCCGCGACTACCCGGACGTGCGGGCCAACACGGTGGCCTCGTTCGCGCTGGGCGACTACGAGTGGATCCTCGCCTTCGAGGCCGATGAGCTGCACCGCATCGTCGACCTGATGCGCCACTTGCGCGAGACCGAGGCCCGCCGGCACGTCCGCGTGGAGATCCCGTTCTACACCGGGACGCGGGTGCCGCCGGTGGAGCTGGTGGCCAACCTGCCGTAA
- the hemG gene encoding protoporphyrinogen oxidase, with product MTEPHVAVVGGGVSGLAAAYRLRKLLGPLATITVIEQTDRVGGKLRTVELGGRSYDVGAEAFLARRREATELITEIGMADDLVHPTSASATVRAAGRINPLPGHTFQGVPASADAVRGVLSDAAVARVAHEPALPPIHLDGEDISVGKLLRERFGPEVTNRLVDPLLGGVYAGHADGLSLRATMAPLAGALDRGAGSLVAAASALVPAPPQQGAKRPPVFGTLRDGLGSLTDRLAKVADATIEYGRPVRRLRRREAGWTVEFGEHALDVDGVVLAVPAPAAAKLLADVAPVAAAAFGGIELASMAVISLVLPADVALPRNSGVLIAGDDRWHDGTRFTAKAFTFSSRKWAHLDGEETLVIRGSVGKAGETAALQVDDDELVRTVLADLAELTGITAAPIDSAVTRWGGGLPQYGVGHLSRVTAIETAVAELPGLAVAGASLHGVGVPACIATSQAAAARVAAHLLGRHRGSGGTMGSWPA from the coding sequence ATGACCGAGCCCCATGTCGCCGTCGTCGGTGGCGGCGTGTCCGGCCTCGCCGCCGCCTACCGGCTGCGCAAGCTGCTCGGACCGCTGGCCACCATCACCGTCATCGAGCAGACGGACCGCGTCGGCGGCAAGCTCCGCACCGTGGAGCTGGGCGGCCGCTCGTACGACGTCGGCGCGGAGGCCTTCCTGGCCCGCCGCCGCGAGGCGACCGAGCTGATCACCGAGATCGGCATGGCCGACGACCTGGTCCACCCGACCTCGGCGTCGGCAACGGTCCGGGCCGCCGGGCGGATCAACCCACTGCCCGGACACACCTTCCAGGGCGTGCCGGCCTCGGCCGACGCGGTCCGCGGCGTGCTGTCCGACGCCGCGGTGGCCCGGGTGGCCCACGAGCCGGCGCTGCCGCCCATCCACCTCGACGGCGAGGACATCTCCGTCGGCAAGCTGCTGCGCGAGCGGTTCGGGCCCGAGGTGACCAACCGGCTGGTCGACCCGCTGCTCGGCGGCGTCTACGCCGGTCACGCCGACGGCCTCAGCCTGCGCGCGACCATGGCTCCGCTCGCCGGGGCGCTGGACCGTGGCGCCGGTTCGCTCGTTGCCGCGGCGTCCGCGCTGGTCCCGGCGCCGCCGCAGCAGGGCGCGAAGAGGCCGCCGGTGTTCGGCACGCTGCGCGACGGCCTCGGCTCGCTCACCGACCGGCTGGCCAAGGTGGCCGACGCCACCATCGAGTACGGCCGCCCGGTCCGTCGGCTGCGGCGGCGCGAGGCCGGCTGGACCGTGGAGTTCGGCGAGCATGCCCTGGACGTCGACGGTGTGGTGCTGGCCGTGCCCGCCCCGGCGGCCGCGAAGCTGCTCGCCGACGTCGCGCCGGTGGCCGCGGCCGCGTTCGGCGGCATCGAGCTGGCGTCCATGGCCGTCATCTCGCTGGTGCTGCCGGCCGACGTGGCCCTGCCGCGGAACTCCGGCGTGCTCATCGCCGGCGACGACCGCTGGCACGACGGCACCCGCTTCACCGCCAAGGCGTTCACCTTCTCCAGCCGCAAGTGGGCCCACCTGGACGGCGAGGAGACGCTGGTCATCCGGGGCTCGGTCGGCAAGGCCGGCGAGACCGCCGCGCTCCAGGTCGACGACGACGAGCTGGTCCGCACCGTGCTGGCCGACCTGGCCGAGCTCACCGGCATCACCGCCGCGCCGATCGACTCCGCCGTCACGCGGTGGGGCGGCGGGCTGCCGCAGTACGGCGTCGGGCACCTCAGCCGCGTGACCGCCATCGAGACCGCCGTGGCCGAACTTCCGGGGCTGGCCGTGGCCGGTGCCAGCCTGCACGGTGTCGGCGTCCCGGCCTGCATTGCGACCAGTCAGGCAGCTGCGGCACGTGTGGCTGCACACCTCTTGGGCAGACACCGTGGGTCCGGTGGGACCATGGGCTCATGGCCCGCTTGA
- the hemE gene encoding uroporphyrinogen decarboxylase: protein MTNTAPVSARRDLSDAPLLVAARGGEPTRTPVWFMRQAGRSLPEYKKVREGIPMLESCLTPDLAAEITLQPVRRHGVDAAILYSDIVVPVYAAGIGVEIVGGVGPVVANPVRTKADVDALPDLAAEQVAAVADTIRLLTAELGDTPLIGFAGAPFTLASYLVEGGPSKNHERTKALMHSSPDVWHSLLAKLAGITTEFLRVQVEAGIDAMQLFDSWAGALSERDYREYVLPHSSRVFDSVRDAGIPRIHFGVGTGELLVAMRDAGADVVGVDWRIPLDEAVRRLTAARPDGPVPVVQGNLDPALLFADWDVLEREVRRIVAEGKAAAGHIFNLGHGVLPDTDPTVVTRVTELVHSLS from the coding sequence ATGACGAACACTGCTCCGGTCTCGGCCCGCCGCGACCTCTCAGACGCTCCCCTGCTGGTCGCGGCCCGGGGCGGCGAGCCGACCCGGACCCCCGTCTGGTTCATGCGCCAGGCCGGCCGGTCGCTGCCCGAGTACAAGAAGGTGCGCGAGGGCATCCCGATGCTCGAGTCGTGTCTCACACCGGATCTGGCGGCGGAGATCACTCTCCAGCCGGTCCGGCGGCACGGCGTGGACGCCGCCATCCTGTACAGCGACATCGTCGTCCCGGTCTACGCCGCCGGTATCGGCGTGGAGATCGTCGGCGGCGTCGGCCCGGTGGTGGCCAACCCGGTGCGCACCAAGGCCGACGTGGACGCGCTGCCCGACCTGGCCGCCGAGCAGGTCGCCGCGGTCGCCGACACGATCCGGCTGCTGACCGCTGAGCTAGGTGACACCCCGCTGATCGGCTTTGCCGGCGCGCCGTTCACGCTGGCCTCGTACCTGGTCGAGGGCGGCCCGTCGAAGAACCACGAGCGCACCAAGGCGCTCATGCACAGCTCGCCCGACGTGTGGCACTCGCTGCTGGCCAAGCTGGCCGGCATCACCACCGAGTTCCTGCGGGTGCAGGTCGAGGCCGGCATCGACGCGATGCAGCTGTTCGACTCGTGGGCCGGCGCGTTGTCCGAGCGGGACTACCGCGAATACGTGCTGCCGCACTCCAGCCGGGTGTTCGACAGCGTGCGCGACGCCGGCATTCCCCGGATCCACTTCGGCGTCGGCACCGGCGAGCTGCTGGTGGCCATGCGTGACGCCGGGGCCGACGTGGTCGGCGTGGACTGGCGGATTCCGCTGGACGAGGCGGTACGGCGGCTGACCGCGGCCCGTCCGGACGGGCCGGTGCCGGTCGTGCAGGGCAACCTCGACCCGGCGCTGCTGTTCGCCGACTGGGACGTGCTGGAGCGCGAGGTGCGCCGGATCGTCGCCGAGGGCAAGGCGGCCGCCGGGCACATCTTCAACCTCGGCCACGGCGTCCTGCCGGACACCGATCCCACGGTCGTCACCCGAGTCACAGAGCTGGTGCATTCGCTGTCATGA
- a CDS encoding DUF3000 domain-containing protein, translating into MSEEPALFRQAVEALRSVRTRPEIELTEVRAPQRLAPWSFAYSAEADGPADVLATGRLVLLHDPDGEEAWGGVLRVVAFVRAELDAELAVDPLLPAVAWSWLTDALEGSSARWTALGGTVTQNSSARFGDISGPARTDDLELRASWTALDAELTAHGDAFCELLSSTVGLPPVGVTLFGQRQSSL; encoded by the coding sequence ATGTCGGAGGAGCCAGCGCTGTTCCGGCAGGCAGTGGAAGCGCTCAGGTCGGTGCGTACCCGACCGGAGATCGAACTGACGGAGGTCCGTGCGCCGCAGCGGTTGGCGCCGTGGTCGTTCGCCTACAGCGCGGAAGCCGACGGGCCTGCCGACGTATTGGCCACTGGCCGGTTGGTGCTGCTGCACGACCCGGACGGCGAGGAGGCGTGGGGCGGGGTGCTCCGCGTGGTCGCCTTCGTCCGGGCCGAGCTGGACGCCGAGCTGGCGGTGGACCCGCTGCTGCCGGCGGTGGCCTGGTCCTGGCTGACCGACGCGCTCGAGGGCTCATCGGCCCGGTGGACCGCGCTCGGCGGCACCGTCACCCAGAACTCCTCGGCCCGTTTCGGCGACATCTCCGGCCCGGCCCGCACCGACGACCTGGAGCTGCGGGCCTCCTGGACGGCGCTGGACGCGGAGCTGACCGCGCACGGCGACGCCTTCTGCGAGCTGCTGTCCAGCACCGTCGGCCTGCCCCCGGTCGGGGTCACCCTCTTCGGCCAGCGCCAGAGCAGCCTCTGA
- a CDS encoding dipeptidase, with protein sequence MTDGSEHADGRASARANALLRRVQLADGHNDLPWVLRELAGGAGWPAEWAAADLTKERTDLQTDLVRLRKGALTMQFWSVYVPCRLQGHSAVTATLEQIEVVYELVNRYPDHLQLALTVDDAEAAFRSGRIASLLGAEGGHSINNSLGALRALHRLGVRYLTLTHNNNTDWADSATDEPVHNGLTDFGRDVVREMNRLGMLVDLSHVAPSTMRDALAVSEAPPIFSHSSCRAVADHPRNVPDDVLAELAAKGGVCMITFVPSFVSPARAEWDARLREAMTAAGADHRDLDARHRFAQTWTGGGPQPEATLDDVVRHLEHAREVAGIDHIGLGGDYDGADRLPAGLEDVSCYPRLFTALLDRGWSESDCEKLAGANTLRVLREAEQIARKLHSIV encoded by the coding sequence GTGACGGACGGGTCGGAACACGCAGATGGACGTGCTTCTGCACGTGCAAACGCCCTACTGCGGCGGGTCCAACTGGCGGATGGGCACAACGACCTGCCGTGGGTGCTGCGTGAACTGGCCGGCGGAGCCGGCTGGCCGGCCGAGTGGGCGGCGGCCGATCTGACGAAAGAGCGGACAGATCTGCAGACGGACCTGGTCCGACTCCGAAAAGGCGCATTGACCATGCAGTTCTGGTCGGTCTACGTGCCCTGCCGGCTCCAGGGTCACAGCGCGGTCACGGCCACGCTCGAGCAGATCGAAGTCGTGTATGAGCTGGTCAACCGCTATCCGGACCATCTTCAGCTGGCCCTCACGGTTGACGACGCGGAAGCCGCGTTCCGGTCCGGCCGGATCGCCTCGCTGCTGGGCGCCGAGGGCGGCCACAGCATCAACAACTCGCTCGGCGCGCTGCGCGCCCTGCACCGGCTCGGCGTCCGGTACCTGACGCTCACGCACAACAACAACACCGACTGGGCCGACTCGGCCACGGACGAGCCCGTGCACAACGGCCTCACCGATTTCGGCCGTGACGTGGTCCGGGAGATGAACCGCCTGGGCATGCTGGTCGACTTGTCGCACGTCGCGCCGTCGACCATGCGTGACGCGCTGGCCGTGAGCGAGGCGCCGCCCATCTTCAGCCACTCCTCCTGCCGCGCGGTCGCCGACCACCCGCGCAACGTCCCCGACGACGTGCTGGCCGAACTGGCGGCCAAGGGCGGTGTGTGCATGATCACATTCGTGCCGAGCTTCGTGTCGCCGGCCCGGGCCGAGTGGGACGCCCGGCTGCGGGAGGCCATGACGGCCGCCGGCGCCGACCACCGTGACCTGGACGCACGGCACCGGTTCGCGCAGACCTGGACCGGCGGTGGCCCGCAGCCCGAGGCGACGCTCGACGACGTCGTGCGGCACCTGGAGCACGCCCGCGAGGTCGCCGGCATCGATCACATCGGCCTCGGCGGCGACTACGACGGCGCCGACCGGCTGCCGGCCGGTCTCGAGGACGTCTCCTGCTATCCGCGCCTGTTCACGGCGTTGCTGGACCGCGGCTGGAGCGAGTCGGACTGCGAGAAGCTGGCCGGCGCGAACACGCTGCGGGTGCTGCGGGAGGCCGAGCAGATCGCCCGCAAACTTCACTCGATCGTGTGA
- a CDS encoding response regulator, with the protein MVPHPREELFSVLVVDDHPLLREAIAARLTQMGAGTVHEAASVAEARARALATGPCDLAILDLGLPDGSGIDLVTELRAQGWPRIVVLASSDDPYAVRSAFQAGAQAYLLKSASPMVVTDGVRRVLDGGVYADPSVAPVLAAGTRVPGTDNTPRELSAREVEVLQLVADGQSNKEIGEALNLSALTVKSHLSRIGRKLGTGDRAQMVALAMRAGVIR; encoded by the coding sequence ATGGTCCCGCACCCGCGGGAAGAGCTGTTTTCAGTGTTGGTGGTTGACGACCACCCACTGTTGAGGGAGGCGATAGCGGCTCGGCTTACCCAGATGGGTGCCGGCACAGTGCATGAGGCCGCATCGGTGGCCGAGGCGAGGGCGCGTGCCCTGGCCACGGGGCCGTGCGACCTGGCGATCCTTGATCTCGGGCTGCCCGACGGAAGCGGCATCGACCTGGTCACGGAACTCCGTGCTCAGGGCTGGCCGCGCATCGTGGTGCTCGCGTCCTCCGACGACCCCTATGCGGTCCGCTCGGCCTTCCAGGCAGGCGCTCAGGCCTACCTGCTGAAGTCCGCGTCGCCGATGGTGGTCACCGACGGAGTGCGCCGAGTTCTCGACGGTGGCGTCTACGCGGACCCGAGCGTGGCCCCGGTCCTCGCTGCGGGAACCCGGGTCCCTGGCACCGACAACACGCCGCGGGAACTGTCCGCACGTGAGGTCGAGGTGCTCCAGCTGGTCGCCGATGGCCAGTCCAACAAGGAGATCGGCGAAGCTCTGAACCTGTCCGCGCTCACGGTGAAGTCTCACCTGTCGCGGATCGGCCGGAAGCTGGGCACCGGGGATCGCGCTCAGATGGTTGCGTTGGCCATGCGGGCCGGCGTGATCCGCTGA
- a CDS encoding ribonuclease D, with the protein MDAPCSEPKDPTGETPVLLTEPAEGVPPVVSDPATLRRAAATLAGGTGPVAVDTERASGYRYSQRAYLVQLRREQAGTVLVDPVALGGRIDPLVDALADTEWVLHAASQDLPCLAELNLRPAVLFDTELAGRLAGFDRVALGSMVERLLGYHLEKGHGAADWSRRPLPQDWLTYAALDVELLVPLRNVLEDELREQGKLDWALQEFEAVRTAPPAKPRAEPWRRTSGIHRLRNPRQLAAVRALWEARDGLARQRDIAPGRVLPDSAIIDAAVTDPATEADLLALPVFRGRSQRRTVKVWADALVKARGLNRKELPEVSPAHDGPPPPNRWADRDPDAAARLAAARAALTGIAESLKLPVENLLLPDLVRRTCWEPPADLDPATVAEVLRAGHARPWQVELTAEPLSNALKAAAA; encoded by the coding sequence GTGGATGCACCCTGCTCTGAACCGAAGGACCCGACCGGAGAAACCCCGGTGCTGCTGACCGAACCCGCTGAGGGGGTTCCGCCAGTGGTGTCCGATCCGGCAACGCTGCGGCGCGCGGCCGCAACGCTGGCGGGCGGGACGGGTCCGGTGGCGGTGGACACCGAAAGGGCATCGGGCTACCGCTATTCGCAGCGCGCCTACCTGGTGCAGCTGCGACGAGAGCAGGCAGGCACCGTGCTGGTCGATCCGGTCGCCCTAGGCGGCCGGATCGACCCGCTGGTGGACGCCCTTGCCGACACCGAGTGGGTGTTGCACGCGGCGTCCCAGGACCTGCCGTGCCTGGCCGAGCTCAACCTGCGGCCGGCGGTCCTGTTCGACACCGAGCTGGCCGGTCGGCTGGCCGGCTTCGACCGGGTCGCCCTGGGCTCGATGGTGGAACGCCTGCTCGGCTACCACCTGGAGAAGGGCCATGGCGCCGCCGACTGGTCGCGCCGCCCGCTGCCGCAGGACTGGCTGACGTATGCGGCCCTGGACGTGGAGCTGCTGGTTCCGCTGCGCAACGTGCTCGAGGACGAGCTGCGTGAGCAGGGCAAACTCGACTGGGCGTTGCAGGAGTTCGAGGCGGTGCGCACCGCGCCGCCGGCCAAGCCGCGGGCCGAGCCGTGGCGGCGCACGTCCGGCATCCACCGGCTGCGCAATCCCCGCCAGCTGGCCGCCGTGCGGGCGCTGTGGGAGGCCCGGGACGGGCTGGCCCGCCAGCGTGACATCGCCCCCGGCCGGGTGCTGCCGGACAGCGCCATCATCGACGCCGCCGTGACCGATCCGGCGACGGAGGCCGACCTGCTGGCCCTGCCGGTGTTCCGCGGCCGTTCGCAGCGCCGGACCGTGAAGGTGTGGGCCGACGCCCTGGTCAAGGCCCGTGGCCTCAACCGCAAGGAGCTGCCCGAGGTCTCCCCCGCGCACGACGGCCCGCCGCCGCCCAACCGCTGGGCCGACCGCGACCCGGACGCCGCGGCCCGGCTGGCCGCCGCGCGGGCGGCGCTGACCGGCATCGCCGAGAGCCTGAAGCTGCCGGTGGAGAACCTGCTGCTGCCCGACCTGGTCCGGCGGACCTGCTGGGAGCCGCCGGCCGACCTGGACCCGGCCACGGTGGCCGAGGTGCTGCGCGCCGGGCACGCCCGGCCGTGGCAGGTCGAGCTCACCGCGGAGCCGCTGAGCAACGCGCTCAAGGCTGCGGCAGCATGA
- a CDS encoding thiolase family protein — MRNVVFVDGVRTPFGKAGPKGIYAETRADDLVVKVIRELLRRHPELPPERVDEVAIAATTQIGDQGLTIGRTAALLAGLPKSVPGYAIDRMCAGAMTAVTTAAGGIAFGAYDVVIAGGVEHMGRHPMGEGVDPNPRFLADRLVDTSALVMGQTAENLHDRFPHITKERADTFAAASQAKYDAAVKAGKIGPEFVSVATRSADKGWGLATADEPPRPGTTVEDLAGLKTPFRPHGRVTAGNAAGLNDGATGCLLADEATAQELGLPVAMRLVGYAFAGVEPEVMGVGPVPATEKALARTGLSISDIGLFEVNEAFAVQVLAFLDHFGIADDDPRVNQWGGAIATGHPLASSGVRLMTQLAHQFAERPDVRYGITTMCIGIGMGGTVIWENPHFEGDK; from the coding sequence GTGCGCAACGTGGTCTTCGTCGACGGCGTGCGCACGCCGTTCGGCAAGGCGGGCCCCAAGGGGATCTACGCCGAGACCCGGGCGGACGACCTCGTCGTCAAGGTGATCCGCGAGCTGCTTCGCCGCCATCCCGAGCTGCCGCCGGAGCGGGTGGACGAGGTCGCCATCGCGGCCACCACCCAGATCGGCGACCAGGGCCTGACCATCGGGCGCACCGCCGCCCTGCTGGCCGGCCTGCCCAAGTCGGTGCCGGGTTACGCCATCGACCGCATGTGCGCCGGCGCGATGACCGCCGTCACCACCGCGGCCGGCGGCATCGCCTTCGGCGCGTACGACGTGGTGATCGCCGGCGGCGTCGAGCACATGGGCCGGCACCCGATGGGCGAGGGCGTCGACCCGAACCCGCGGTTCCTGGCCGACCGCCTGGTCGACACCTCCGCGCTGGTCATGGGCCAGACCGCGGAGAACCTGCACGACCGCTTCCCGCACATCACCAAGGAGCGGGCCGACACGTTCGCCGCCGCCTCCCAGGCCAAGTACGACGCCGCGGTGAAGGCCGGCAAGATCGGCCCCGAGTTCGTCTCGGTCGCGACCCGCTCGGCCGACAAGGGCTGGGGCCTGGCCACCGCCGACGAGCCGCCGCGTCCCGGCACCACTGTCGAGGACCTGGCCGGACTGAAGACGCCGTTCCGTCCGCACGGCCGGGTGACCGCCGGCAACGCCGCCGGTCTCAACGACGGCGCCACCGGCTGCCTGCTGGCCGACGAGGCCACCGCGCAGGAGCTGGGCCTGCCGGTCGCCATGCGGCTGGTCGGCTACGCCTTCGCCGGCGTCGAGCCCGAGGTGATGGGCGTCGGCCCGGTGCCGGCGACCGAGAAGGCGCTGGCCCGTACCGGTCTGAGCATCTCCGACATCGGCCTGTTCGAGGTCAACGAGGCGTTCGCCGTGCAGGTGCTGGCCTTCCTCGACCACTTCGGCATCGCCGACGACGACCCGCGGGTCAACCAGTGGGGCGGCGCCATCGCGACCGGCCACCCGCTGGCGTCCTCGGGTGTGCGGCTGATGACGCAGCTGGCCCACCAGTTCGCCGAGCGGCCCGACGTCCGCTACGGCATCACCACCATGTGCATCGGTATCGGCATGGGCGGCACCGTGATCTGGGAGAACCCGCACTTCGAGGGGGACAAGTGA